In Myxococcales bacterium, a single genomic region encodes these proteins:
- a CDS encoding mechanosensitive ion channel family protein: MGGVALQLDGSIHVGDWIQLESGRQGKVKQIRWRHTLLETRDWATLVVPNSALLAGNILILGKRDGEPLQARMWVNFCVDFKHAPQRVVQVVEDALAAAPIPNVAARPKPSCVCMDFTREGYAAYAVRYHLTDLAVDDPTSSVVRARIYAALNRAGIHLARPARSIVVTNDDETRATRRFEKDRSVRAEALARMELFQSLTESERLSISERLLDAHFVAGEVVTRQGAVAHWLYILVAGTVEIRTRAADGSNRTVARLEAPSFFGEMGLMTGEPRAADVVALTDVTCYRLDKSSFEHVVQDRPEVALEMSAMLARRRSELMSVRADEPVDGDRQSRDALEILGKVRSFFGLSE, from the coding sequence TTGGGCGGCGTCGCGCTCCAGCTCGACGGCTCGATCCACGTCGGCGATTGGATTCAGCTCGAAAGCGGCCGCCAGGGCAAGGTGAAGCAAATCCGCTGGCGCCACACGCTCCTGGAGACGCGCGACTGGGCCACGCTCGTCGTCCCTAACTCGGCGCTCCTCGCCGGCAACATCCTCATCTTGGGCAAGCGCGACGGCGAGCCCTTGCAGGCGCGCATGTGGGTTAACTTTTGCGTCGACTTCAAGCACGCACCGCAGCGTGTGGTGCAGGTCGTCGAAGACGCGCTCGCGGCCGCACCCATTCCTAACGTGGCCGCGAGGCCGAAGCCGAGCTGCGTTTGCATGGACTTCACGCGCGAGGGTTACGCCGCCTACGCGGTTCGCTACCACCTGACGGACCTCGCCGTCGACGACCCCACGAGCTCCGTCGTGCGCGCGCGCATCTACGCCGCGCTCAATCGCGCCGGCATTCACCTGGCCCGACCGGCCCGTTCCATCGTCGTGACCAACGACGACGAGACGCGGGCGACGCGGCGCTTTGAGAAGGACCGCAGCGTCCGCGCCGAAGCGCTCGCCCGGATGGAGCTCTTTCAGTCGCTCACAGAGTCGGAGCGCCTCTCCATTTCGGAGCGCCTCCTCGATGCCCACTTCGTGGCCGGCGAGGTCGTGACGCGTCAGGGCGCCGTCGCCCACTGGCTCTACATCTTGGTGGCCGGCACCGTCGAGATCCGAACGCGCGCCGCCGACGGCAGCAACCGCACCGTCGCGCGGCTCGAGGCGCCGAGCTTCTTCGGCGAGATGGGCCTGATGACCGGTGAGCCGCGCGCCGCCGACGTCGTCGCGCTCACCGACGTGACCTGCTACCGGCTCGACAAGTCGAGCTTCGAGCACGTGGTGCAAGACCGGCCCGAGGTGGCGCTGGAGATGAGCGCGATGTTGGCGCGGCGCCGCAGCGAGCTCATGAGCGTGCGCGCCGACGAACCGGTCGACGGCGATCGGCAGAGCCGTGACGCGTTGGAGATCCTGGGCAAGGTGCGGAGCTTCTTCGGGCTGTCGGAGTAG
- a CDS encoding 2-oxoglutarate dehydrogenase E1 component, protein MFDQFGINAGFVEDLHAQYLQSPQSVDDYWRKFFDEQSLAPAQAPRASQTNGPGTNGHRVTGSEAPAARGAEASGPSSTRGIQAYINGTAHLPPVISRDEQILATAAGYARVFQLINAYRVRGHLFANVDPLGQPPDAAPELDLGNFGFSAADLDIVYPTAGINGMPERATLREIVAHLTETYCRSIGVEFTHIEEPDMRIWLQQKMERTKNRASLAPLEVLRVLKKLTDAEVFETFIAKNYMGAKRFSVEGAESVVALLDLLVEESGRLGVDEIVMGMAHRGRLNVLANIMGKEPREIFAAFDDKQPERWMGAGDVKYHLGYSKDRLTQSGRTVHLSLAFNPSHLEWVNPVVEGRVRAKQDRQPGRQVMPLLIHGDAAFMGQGVVPETLNLAGLEGYATGGTVHVVVNNQIGFTTLPGDARSTRYCTDVTRMMKVPVFHVNGEDPEAVVQVTRLAIEFRQRFGKDVVIDVYCYRRYGHNETDEPRFTQPVMYALIDKKPTVRQMYVQRLVGAGQITQEQADEIEAVSKAALETALKDARQGDFHNKPSSLEGIWSGYTGGPDGKTDEPKTAVPKAELLELLQKLTETPPTMSANVKAHGALEARRKRAETQGTLMWETAETLAYASLLRQGHPIRLSGQDARRGTFSHRHAVLFDTKTGERFTPLSNLGGRSARFEVWDSPLSEAGVLGFEYGYSLDFPDGLVLWEAQFGDFLNSAQVIVDQFLVSAEDKWGRLSGLVLLLPHGYEGQGPEHSSARLERFLQQAAEDNIQVCNLTTPAQVFHVLRRQVLRPLRKPLIVMTPKSLLRLPEAHSTLDELAEGSFRRVIGDDVVDPAKATKVLLCSGKVYYDLAKRRRETNREDVAIVRLEQLYPLNGAITEALRGFRDGTPLVWVQEEPRNMGAWYFMNSRLREVIGERLPLSVAARPESASPATGSNASHHLEQKLLLDQAFR, encoded by the coding sequence ATGTTCGATCAGTTCGGAATCAACGCCGGCTTCGTGGAAGACCTCCACGCGCAGTACCTTCAGAGTCCTCAATCGGTCGACGACTACTGGCGAAAGTTCTTCGACGAGCAGTCCTTGGCGCCCGCTCAAGCGCCGCGCGCGTCTCAGACCAACGGGCCTGGCACCAACGGCCATCGCGTGACGGGCTCGGAGGCGCCGGCGGCGCGCGGCGCCGAGGCGAGCGGGCCGTCGTCGACGCGCGGCATCCAGGCGTACATCAACGGAACGGCCCACTTGCCGCCGGTCATCAGCCGCGACGAGCAGATCCTCGCGACGGCGGCAGGCTACGCCCGCGTCTTCCAACTCATCAACGCGTACCGCGTTCGTGGCCACCTCTTTGCCAACGTCGACCCCTTGGGCCAACCGCCCGACGCGGCGCCGGAGCTCGACCTCGGCAACTTCGGCTTCTCCGCCGCCGATCTCGACATCGTCTACCCCACCGCCGGCATCAACGGCATGCCCGAGCGCGCCACGCTTCGCGAGATCGTCGCGCACCTCACCGAGACGTATTGCCGCTCGATTGGCGTCGAGTTCACGCACATCGAAGAGCCGGACATGCGCATCTGGCTCCAGCAGAAGATGGAGCGCACCAAGAACCGCGCATCGCTCGCGCCGCTCGAGGTGCTGCGCGTCTTGAAGAAGCTGACCGACGCCGAGGTCTTCGAGACCTTCATCGCGAAGAACTACATGGGCGCGAAGCGCTTCTCCGTCGAAGGCGCCGAGAGCGTCGTCGCCTTGCTGGACCTCCTCGTCGAAGAATCAGGCCGGCTCGGCGTCGACGAGATCGTCATGGGCATGGCTCACCGCGGCCGCCTGAACGTCCTCGCGAACATCATGGGCAAGGAGCCCCGTGAGATCTTCGCCGCCTTCGACGACAAGCAGCCGGAGCGCTGGATGGGCGCCGGCGACGTCAAGTACCACCTCGGGTACTCGAAGGACCGTCTCACGCAGAGCGGCCGCACAGTGCACCTCTCGCTCGCCTTCAATCCGAGCCACCTCGAGTGGGTCAACCCTGTCGTCGAGGGACGCGTTCGCGCGAAGCAAGATCGGCAGCCGGGCCGGCAGGTCATGCCGCTTCTCATCCACGGCGACGCCGCCTTCATGGGGCAAGGCGTCGTCCCCGAGACGCTCAACCTCGCGGGCCTCGAAGGTTACGCCACCGGCGGCACCGTTCACGTCGTCGTGAACAACCAAATCGGCTTCACGACGCTCCCCGGCGACGCCCGCTCGACGCGCTATTGCACCGACGTCACGCGGATGATGAAGGTGCCGGTCTTCCACGTGAACGGCGAAGATCCCGAGGCCGTCGTTCAAGTCACGCGCCTCGCCATCGAGTTCCGTCAGCGCTTCGGCAAAGACGTCGTCATCGACGTCTACTGTTACCGCCGCTACGGCCACAACGAGACCGACGAGCCGCGCTTCACGCAGCCCGTGATGTACGCGCTCATCGACAAGAAGCCGACGGTCCGGCAAATGTACGTGCAGCGCCTCGTCGGCGCCGGGCAGATCACGCAGGAGCAAGCCGACGAGATCGAAGCCGTGAGCAAGGCCGCCCTCGAGACGGCCCTCAAGGACGCTCGCCAGGGCGACTTCCACAACAAGCCCAGCTCGCTTGAAGGCATCTGGAGCGGCTACACCGGCGGCCCCGACGGCAAGACCGACGAGCCGAAGACGGCCGTCCCGAAGGCCGAGCTCCTCGAGCTCTTGCAAAAGCTCACCGAGACCCCGCCCACGATGTCGGCGAACGTCAAGGCCCACGGCGCCCTCGAGGCGCGCCGCAAGCGCGCCGAAACGCAGGGCACGCTCATGTGGGAGACGGCCGAGACGTTGGCCTACGCGTCGCTGCTTCGCCAAGGTCACCCCATTCGCCTCTCGGGGCAGGACGCCCGCCGCGGCACCTTCAGCCATCGGCACGCCGTGCTCTTCGACACGAAGACCGGCGAGCGGTTCACGCCGCTCTCGAACCTCGGTGGCAGGAGCGCGCGCTTCGAGGTCTGGGACAGCCCGCTCTCGGAAGCCGGCGTGCTCGGCTTCGAATACGGCTACAGCCTCGACTTCCCCGACGGCCTCGTCCTTTGGGAGGCGCAGTTCGGCGATTTCTTGAACTCGGCGCAGGTCATCGTCGATCAGTTCCTCGTCTCGGCGGAAGACAAATGGGGTCGCCTCTCGGGCCTCGTCTTGCTCCTGCCGCACGGCTACGAGGGCCAGGGGCCGGAGCACTCGAGCGCGCGCCTCGAGCGCTTCCTCCAGCAGGCCGCCGAAGACAACATTCAGGTCTGCAACCTGACGACGCCGGCGCAGGTGTTCCACGTCCTCCGCCGGCAGGTGCTCCGCCCGCTCCGCAAGCCGCTCATCGTCATGACGCCGAAGTCGCTGCTGCGCCTTCCGGAAGCCCACTCGACGCTCGACGAGCTGGCGGAAGGCTCGTTCCGTCGCGTCATCGGCGACGACGTCGTCGACCCCGCGAAGGCGACCAAGGTGCTCTTGTGCTCCGGCAAGGTCTACTACGACCTCGCCAAGCGCCGCCGCGAGACGAACCGCGAAGACGTCGCCATCGTGCGGCTCGAGCAGCTCTATCCGCTAAACGGCGCCATCACCGAGGCGCTTCGAGGCTTCCGCGATGGCACGCCGCTCGTTTGGGTCCAGGAAGAGCCGCGCAACATGGGCGCTTGGTACTTCATGAACTCTCGGCTTCGCGAGGTCATCGGTGAGCGCTTGCCGCTGTCGGTCGCCGCGCGTCCCGAGAGCGCAAGCCCGGCGACGGGCTCCAACGCCAGCCACCACCTCGAGCAGAAGCTCCTTCTCGACCAAGCGTTTCGCTGA